A section of the Marinoscillum sp. 108 genome encodes:
- a CDS encoding type IV pilin protein encodes MSNLNKKRLAAFTLSELLVVLVIIGILVLLALPSLMPLITRTRSIEAKQALKHVHTLQKTYYYEYSRFSDNLDQIGFEQEGLVSEEAGNANYLIEILEATPTTYVARATAQVDFDGDGVMNIWEIDQDGNMIETQKD; translated from the coding sequence ATGAGTAATCTGAATAAAAAGCGGCTGGCTGCCTTTACCTTATCCGAACTGCTGGTAGTGTTGGTGATCATCGGGATACTGGTGTTATTGGCATTGCCCTCTCTGATGCCACTCATTACCCGCACTAGATCCATAGAAGCCAAGCAGGCACTGAAGCATGTTCATACCCTGCAAAAGACCTATTACTATGAGTACTCCAGGTTTAGTGACAACCTGGACCAGATTGGATTTGAACAGGAGGGGTTAGTCAGTGAGGAAGCTGGGAATGCCAACTACTTAATCGAAATCTTGGAGGCAACGCCCACTACCTATGTGGCTCGGGCCACAGCTCAGGTTGATTTTGATGGCGATGGGGTGATGAATATCTGGGAGATCGATCAGGATGGAAACATGATAGAGACCCAAAAGGATTGA